The following are encoded together in the Cyanobacterium aponinum PCC 10605 genome:
- a CDS encoding carboxypeptidase regulatory-like domain-containing protein: protein MLRKYIRLFPIIVVVHFFGLIIPPVRFSFLNVGICPSFAQEDKTSIDDAPLDNSEPVEFDLLPIGINVEKRNILPSTLVKGAEDGTQALNFSFWLIPWEDIVEVLQLKIEEQSEESWQITAPGLVTEINPNELTRDEDLGLAITPQQIETWFKVPTEFNLLEYAIVLKPPWLGLRSNLRQYQEIPVVTDGLPLVSPPIFSFTAIGNEATFSGSPDSENNLYDDRGNLTAIGSFLGGGWFISTNQDDLYNSTQWNIQEAQWWYQGDRADYIVGSQPTFWRGEGGGNFWGLTTIQRWGFTPEKTRFGGFFSPQQRLQANDLPRTITGEAPPGTLVQLIQGFGARVVAQTLVNESGIYVFENIPIRQQSYQVKLYADGLLSNEPIIENINFSDIPELLPKGASVLTLTAGARRETIEDNLFGEFNTIGAGMAYRYGLLEGITLGVGFYNDNESFRSLGEIFYQPNGIPLRFSVSALTGDFDSPWELISRLYYNPSPNFYLSVDADRFGQRMNLNWRLSRNLNFTATGNYDDDNPYISAGLGLFFSGINSSTNIRGEIGTNDELNWYLSQRWGSFYLNHRGDSDRTDTEISYNLSGKSYFGDGHSLILDYETQNNNNRSDYIGLLRWRYRSEDRLNGGLPLWEYDLGYGVGSRGSGFYTSFSTGFIPGLTLRLRYQDFSISSSNRQFIIDIFPRFNVQNGVRTITSERDFDNLRSQGGLWIKPFYDKNGNEIFDDSDEIFTEDANLLLILNNRPIRSSLPEIQPDGVFVVVPPDTYRLDLDEAGYPFDWTPTITALAVKVVAGSYTEVYIPFVLSYTFAGTLTDEDNKPIGGARVEAIPENGGKTISSITNGAGVFFLENLKQGQYNLRVNGEIPTPSEVIIDDQSEPFQELNLKIIN from the coding sequence ATGTTACGGAAATATATTCGTTTATTTCCCATAATTGTTGTTGTCCATTTCTTTGGACTTATTATACCTCCTGTTCGTTTTTCCTTCCTCAATGTCGGTATTTGTCCTTCTTTTGCTCAAGAAGATAAAACCAGTATTGACGATGCACCATTAGATAACTCTGAACCGGTGGAATTTGATTTATTACCCATCGGTATCAATGTTGAGAAAAGAAATATCCTACCATCAACCCTAGTCAAAGGAGCAGAAGACGGCACTCAAGCTCTTAATTTTTCCTTCTGGCTCATTCCTTGGGAAGACATAGTTGAGGTATTACAATTAAAAATCGAGGAACAAAGTGAGGAAAGTTGGCAAATTACCGCCCCCGGATTAGTCACCGAAATTAACCCAAATGAGTTAACCCGAGACGAAGATTTAGGACTAGCTATTACCCCTCAACAAATCGAAACATGGTTTAAAGTACCCACGGAATTTAACCTTTTAGAGTATGCTATCGTCTTAAAACCCCCATGGTTAGGATTACGTTCTAATTTAAGACAGTATCAAGAAATTCCTGTGGTTACAGATGGTTTGCCCCTTGTTTCCCCTCCCATATTTAGTTTTACGGCTATTGGTAATGAAGCAACTTTTAGTGGTTCTCCTGACTCGGAAAATAATCTCTATGATGACCGAGGAAATCTAACTGCGATCGGATCTTTTTTGGGCGGCGGATGGTTTATTAGCACCAATCAAGATGACCTTTACAATAGCACACAATGGAATATTCAAGAAGCTCAGTGGTGGTATCAGGGCGATCGTGCCGATTATATAGTTGGTTCTCAACCCACATTTTGGCGAGGAGAAGGAGGAGGTAATTTTTGGGGATTAACGACGATTCAAAGGTGGGGATTTACCCCAGAAAAAACTAGATTTGGCGGTTTTTTTAGCCCTCAACAAAGATTACAAGCTAATGATTTACCCCGTACTATTACAGGAGAAGCCCCTCCGGGTACTCTTGTTCAATTAATACAAGGTTTTGGCGCCCGTGTGGTTGCTCAAACTTTAGTGAATGAATCTGGAATATATGTATTTGAAAATATACCCATAAGACAACAATCCTATCAAGTCAAACTATATGCCGATGGACTCTTAAGCAATGAGCCAATTATTGAAAATATTAATTTCAGTGATATTCCCGAATTGCTACCTAAAGGAGCATCCGTGTTAACTCTTACTGCAGGGGCAAGGAGAGAAACTATAGAAGATAATCTTTTTGGGGAATTTAATACGATTGGGGCTGGTATGGCTTATCGTTATGGTTTATTGGAAGGTATTACTCTCGGTGTTGGTTTTTACAATGATAATGAGTCATTTCGTAGTCTAGGAGAAATTTTCTATCAACCCAATGGTATTCCCCTGCGATTTTCTGTTTCTGCCCTAACAGGAGACTTTGATTCCCCTTGGGAATTAATTTCTCGCCTTTATTACAATCCTTCTCCTAATTTTTACTTAAGCGTAGATGCAGATCGTTTTGGACAAAGAATGAATCTTAATTGGCGATTATCCCGTAATCTTAACTTCACTGCCACAGGTAACTATGATGATGATAATCCTTATATTTCTGCTGGACTAGGTTTATTTTTTAGCGGAATCAACTCCTCTACCAATATTCGAGGAGAAATCGGCACTAATGATGAACTTAATTGGTACTTGAGTCAACGTTGGGGAAGTTTTTATCTTAACCACAGAGGAGATAGCGATCGCACCGATACAGAAATTAGTTATAATCTTTCAGGGAAAAGTTACTTTGGTGATGGACATTCCTTAATCCTCGACTATGAAACCCAAAACAACAATAATCGTAGTGACTATATCGGACTGTTGAGATGGCGCTATCGTTCCGAAGATCGCTTAAATGGTGGTTTACCCCTCTGGGAATATGATTTAGGCTACGGTGTCGGTTCTCGTGGTAGTGGGTTTTACACCTCTTTTTCCACTGGCTTTATCCCCGGTTTAACCCTCCGTTTGCGTTACCAAGATTTTTCCATTTCCTCTAGTAACCGTCAGTTTATCATTGACATATTTCCCCGCTTTAATGTCCAAAATGGAGTTAGAACTATTACCAGTGAAAGAGACTTTGATAATCTTCGTTCTCAGGGGGGATTATGGATTAAACCTTTTTATGATAAAAATGGCAATGAAATTTTTGATGATAGTGACGAAATTTTCACCGAGGACGCAAATTTATTGTTAATCTTAAATAATCGCCCCATTCGTTCTTCTTTGCCCGAAATTCAACCTGATGGAGTATTTGTAGTTGTACCTCCAGATACCTATCGCCTTGATTTAGATGAAGCTGGTTATCCCTTTGATTGGACTCCTACCATCACAGCCTTGGCGGTAAAAGTTGTCGCAGGAAGTTATACAGAAGTTTATATACCTTTTGTCTTGTCCTATACCTTTGCTGGAACTCTTACAGATGAGGACAATAAACCCATTGGTGGTGCAAGAGTGGAAGCAATACCAGAAAATGGAGGAAAAACGATTTCTTCTATTACAAATGGTGCAGGGGTCTTCTTTTTGGAAAATTTAAAGCAAGGACAATATAATTTAAGAGTTAATGGTGAAATTCCCACACCTTCAGAGGTTATAATAGATGACCAATCAGAACCTTTCCAAGAGTTAAACTTAAAAATAATAAACTAA
- the petP gene encoding cytochrome b6f subunit PetP: protein MEVGQKVKICRLREKVSPEILKKAQEGQPAVIKSFKMTDGSGIGVFVEFADSTTGWFFEDEVQVVK, encoded by the coding sequence ATGGAAGTAGGACAAAAAGTTAAAATTTGTCGTCTCAGAGAAAAAGTATCCCCTGAGATTCTCAAAAAAGCTCAAGAAGGGCAACCTGCAGTAATTAAATCTTTTAAAATGACTGATGGTAGCGGTATTGGCGTTTTTGTCGAGTTTGCTGACTCTACCACTGGTTGGTTTTTTGAAGATGAGGTTCAAGTTGTAAAATAG
- a CDS encoding SWIM zinc finger family protein yields MIERQWWVEKWLELLDSYRFKKRLERGRNYSREGNVLNIEFNKQSQLIAQVQGTEEKPYRVTLALDAFSDEDWGYVIATMSDKAMLSAQLLVGEMPLEIEQVFIKNGLSLFPFNLADVRSRCTCPDKANPCKHIAAVYYQLADRFSEDPFIIFQLRGRSKAQILEALRVSRSLQLSGKEFEPEKLGKIKSLPKRKTNPHKTSAPLSIDNFWEYDEPLDSSLVVITPSTENKTIIDVLGDIPLPYNDSQAVMQYLTQVYQLVPSKAMTIAEGTATPSSEGASSS; encoded by the coding sequence ATGATTGAGAGACAGTGGTGGGTAGAAAAATGGCTAGAGTTACTCGACTCATACCGTTTTAAAAAGAGGTTAGAAAGAGGACGTAACTATTCCAGAGAAGGAAATGTCCTTAACATAGAGTTTAATAAGCAATCTCAACTAATTGCTCAAGTACAAGGCACAGAAGAAAAACCCTATCGAGTCACCTTAGCTTTAGATGCTTTTTCCGATGAAGATTGGGGATATGTAATTGCGACTATGTCAGATAAGGCGATGCTCTCTGCTCAATTATTGGTGGGAGAAATGCCTTTAGAAATTGAACAGGTTTTTATCAAAAATGGCTTAAGTCTTTTTCCTTTTAATTTAGCAGATGTGCGATCGCGCTGTACTTGTCCAGATAAAGCTAATCCCTGTAAACACATCGCCGCAGTTTATTACCAATTAGCAGATCGCTTTAGTGAAGACCCTTTCATCATATTTCAATTAAGGGGAAGAAGCAAAGCCCAAATTTTAGAGGCTTTAAGAGTATCTCGTAGTTTGCAATTATCAGGTAAGGAATTTGAACCCGAAAAATTAGGCAAAATTAAATCCCTACCAAAACGGAAAACTAACCCTCACAAAACTTCTGCCCCCTTATCTATCGATAATTTTTGGGAGTATGACGAGCCTTTGGATTCTTCTTTGGTGGTAATTACTCCTAGCACCGAAAATAAGACCATCATTGACGTTTTAGGAGATATTCCTCTACCTTACAATGACTCTCAAGCAGTTATGCAATATCTTACCCAAGTTTATCAGCTTGTTCCTTCTAAAGCAATGACTATCGCCGAAGGTACGGCTACGCCGAGCTCAGAAGGTGCTAGTTCATCATAG
- a CDS encoding four helix bundle protein, translated as MIELKSYRDLTVWQKSMDLVVICYQLTSQFPKTEIYGLSSQIQRAAVSIPANIAEGKGRNHLGDYIRHLSIANGSLKELETHLMIVGRLGYLNLSSG; from the coding sequence ATGATTGAACTAAAAAGTTATCGAGATTTAACGGTTTGGCAAAAATCAATGGATTTGGTAGTAATATGTTATCAATTAACTTCTCAATTTCCCAAAACAGAAATTTATGGTTTAAGTAGTCAAATACAAAGAGCCGCAGTTTCAATTCCTGCCAACATCGCAGAAGGAAAAGGGAGAAATCATTTAGGTGATTATATTCGTCATCTTTCTATTGCAAATGGCTCACTCAAAGAATTAGAAACTCATTTGATGATTGTAGGACGATTAGGCTATCTTAACCTGAGTTCGGGATAA
- a CDS encoding Get3/ArsA fold putative tail anchor-mediating ATPase NosAFP, with amino-acid sequence MAFILTFLGKGGVGCTTMAIASAKKYAQIGKKVLLAVQDSTPSFSIQLGANVTSEISEISPNLDVVQLHSTQLLEASWEQLKQLEAKYLRSPVLNNIYGQELALLPGMDCALALNYIREQDSKYDVIIYDGKTSLNSLRMFGIPDTLSWYIRRVKNLLENSDIVKALSPFVQPVSSAIFNVTWSPDNLSNESTKEADQILEQGKKAINDPSRVCAFLVTNQTLEAIATCKYWWGSAQQIDLTVGGVLLNQDSITEDITTTFKPLNISSIPSKKSDNWENLTQALPDFESQAKQAPRPIIIDTVAREVKVFLPGFDKKQVKLSQSGPEITISAGDQRRNIFLPSPLKGQSVKGAKFQDAYLVINL; translated from the coding sequence ATGGCTTTTATTCTCACATTCTTAGGTAAAGGTGGCGTAGGCTGTACCACAATGGCGATCGCATCTGCGAAAAAATACGCCCAAATCGGCAAAAAGGTATTATTAGCAGTCCAAGATTCAACCCCTTCATTTTCAATACAATTAGGGGCAAATGTTACCTCAGAAATTAGCGAAATTAGTCCTAATCTCGATGTAGTTCAATTACACAGTACCCAGTTATTAGAAGCTAGTTGGGAACAATTAAAGCAGTTAGAGGCGAAATATTTACGCTCTCCAGTGTTAAATAATATTTATGGTCAGGAATTAGCATTGTTACCGGGTATGGATTGCGCTTTGGCACTCAACTATATACGAGAACAAGATTCCAAATATGATGTCATTATCTATGACGGAAAAACCAGTCTTAATTCTCTACGAATGTTTGGTATTCCTGATACTCTTAGTTGGTACATTCGCCGAGTGAAAAACTTGTTAGAAAACTCTGACATTGTTAAGGCTTTATCTCCTTTTGTCCAACCTGTCAGCAGTGCCATTTTTAATGTTACATGGAGTCCTGATAATCTTAGCAATGAATCCACTAAAGAAGCGGATCAAATTTTAGAACAAGGCAAAAAGGCAATTAATGACCCTAGTAGGGTTTGTGCTTTTCTTGTCACTAATCAAACATTAGAAGCGATCGCAACTTGTAAATATTGGTGGGGAAGTGCGCAACAAATTGATTTAACCGTAGGTGGAGTTTTATTAAACCAAGACTCAATAACAGAAGACATAACTACAACCTTTAAACCCTTAAACATCAGTAGTATTCCCTCGAAAAAATCTGATAACTGGGAAAATTTGACCCAAGCCCTGCCAGATTTTGAATCTCAGGCAAAACAAGCCCCCAGACCAATTATTATCGATACTGTAGCCAGAGAAGTAAAAGTATTCCTTCCCGGATTTGATAAAAAACAAGTCAAACTAAGTCAATCAGGTCCTGAAATTACTATATCAGCAGGGGATCAAAGACGTAATATATTTTTACCCTCTCCTCTCAAAGGTCAATCTGTCAAAGGTGCGAAATTTCAAGACGCTTATTTAGTGATAAATCTTTAA